In one Zymobacter palmae genomic region, the following are encoded:
- the galT gene encoding galactose-1-phosphate uridylyltransferase, protein MEQFNPVDHPHRRYNPLTGQWVLVSPHRAKRPWQGAQEKASNQPLPSYDEKCYLCPGNTRVTGDTNPDYTRPYVFTNDFAALMEDTPDAPESGDPLMKCGSARGTGRVICFSPDHSKTLPELPLSALEDIITTWQAQTAELGQKYPWIQVFENKGAAMGCSNPHPHGQVWANSFLPNEAAREDRLQREYLEQNGSPMLVDYAQREMADGQRTVVETEHWLAVVPYWAAWPFETLLLPKAHVQRLPDLSSAQHADLAVALKKLTSRYDNLFETSFPYSMGWHGAPFNGEDNVHWQLHAHFYPPLLRSATVRKFMVGYEMLAETQRDLTAEQAAERLRAVSDVHFRESGE, encoded by the coding sequence ATGGAACAATTCAACCCGGTTGATCATCCCCACCGTCGCTACAATCCGTTGACCGGACAGTGGGTGCTTGTCTCTCCCCATCGTGCGAAGCGACCGTGGCAGGGGGCGCAAGAAAAGGCCTCCAATCAGCCGCTGCCGTCCTACGATGAGAAATGTTATCTCTGCCCAGGCAACACACGCGTGACCGGGGACACCAACCCGGATTACACCCGTCCGTACGTTTTCACCAACGATTTTGCGGCGTTAATGGAGGACACCCCTGATGCGCCGGAAAGCGGTGATCCGCTGATGAAGTGTGGCAGCGCGCGCGGTACGGGACGTGTGATCTGTTTTTCGCCTGACCACAGCAAGACCCTGCCTGAACTGCCGCTATCGGCGCTGGAAGACATTATTACCACTTGGCAGGCGCAGACGGCCGAGCTGGGTCAGAAGTACCCTTGGATTCAGGTGTTCGAAAACAAGGGAGCGGCTATGGGATGCTCTAACCCACACCCGCACGGGCAGGTCTGGGCGAACAGCTTCCTGCCCAATGAGGCTGCTCGTGAAGACCGCCTGCAGCGTGAGTATCTGGAGCAGAATGGCTCGCCGATGTTGGTGGACTATGCCCAGCGCGAAATGGCGGACGGTCAGCGGACGGTCGTAGAGACCGAGCACTGGCTAGCGGTTGTGCCTTACTGGGCCGCGTGGCCCTTCGAGACGCTACTGTTGCCGAAGGCTCACGTGCAGCGCCTGCCCGACCTTTCGTCGGCGCAGCATGCCGATTTGGCCGTGGCATTGAAAAAACTGACCAGCCGTTACGACAACCTCTTCGAGACGTCTTTTCCCTATTCGATGGGGTGGCACGGTGCGCCATTCAACGGCGAGGACAACGTGCACTGGCAGCTTCACGCGCACTTCTATCCGCCGCTGTTGCGTTCCGCCACTGTACGCAAGTTCATGGTGGGCTACGAAATGCTGGCGGAAACGCAGCGCGACCTGACCGCTGAGCAGGCTGCCGAACGTTTGCGCGCCGTTAGTGACGTCCATTTCCGTGAGTCGGGAGAATAG
- the galE gene encoding UDP-glucose 4-epimerase GalE, with translation MQVLVTGGSGYIGSHTCVQLLQNGHSVVVLDNLCNSKASTVPVIERLGGKAPIFIEGDIRDGELLDDIFRQYSIDVIIHFAGLKAVGESVAKPLDYYDNNVNGTLKLIEAAHKAGVTNVIFSSSATVYGDQPRIPYAESFPTGVPQSPYGKSKLMIEQILTDFQKANPQWNITLLRYFNPVGAHTSGDMGEDPQGIPNNLMPYIAQVAVGRRESLAIFGNDYPTKDGTGVRDFIHVMDLADGHIAAMNKLANIPGVHIYNLGAGEGHSVLDVVNAFSKACGKPVNYHFAPRRDGDLPAYWADATKASEELDWRVSRTLDQMAEDTWRWQSRHPQGYSD, from the coding sequence ATGCAAGTACTTGTCACTGGTGGTAGCGGATATATCGGCAGTCATACCTGCGTACAGCTGTTGCAGAACGGGCACAGCGTCGTTGTGCTAGACAACCTCTGCAACAGCAAGGCCAGTACTGTTCCCGTCATTGAACGTTTGGGTGGCAAAGCGCCGATCTTCATAGAAGGCGATATCCGCGATGGCGAGCTGTTGGACGATATCTTCCGCCAGTATTCCATTGACGTCATCATTCATTTTGCCGGTCTGAAAGCCGTGGGTGAATCGGTTGCCAAGCCGCTTGATTACTACGACAACAACGTCAACGGCACGCTGAAGCTGATCGAAGCAGCGCACAAGGCGGGCGTGACCAACGTCATCTTTAGCTCATCTGCGACCGTCTATGGCGACCAGCCGCGCATTCCATATGCCGAGAGTTTCCCAACGGGCGTACCGCAGAGCCCCTATGGCAAAAGCAAGCTGATGATCGAGCAGATCCTGACCGATTTCCAGAAGGCCAATCCTCAGTGGAACATCACGCTACTGCGCTACTTCAATCCGGTCGGTGCGCATACTTCTGGCGATATGGGTGAAGACCCGCAGGGCATTCCCAACAACCTGATGCCGTATATCGCGCAGGTTGCCGTCGGTCGTCGCGAATCGCTGGCCATCTTTGGCAACGACTATCCGACCAAGGATGGCACCGGTGTCCGTGACTTCATCCACGTTATGGACTTAGCCGATGGGCATATCGCGGCAATGAACAAGCTGGCCAACATACCGGGTGTTCACATCTATAACCTTGGGGCCGGTGAAGGCCATAGCGTGTTGGATGTTGTCAATGCGTTCAGCAAGGCTTGTGGCAAGCCCGTCAACTATCACTTTGCACCGCGACGCGACGGTGACCTCCCGGCCTATTGGGCAGATGCCACCAAGGCCAGCGAAGAGCTTGACTGGCGCGTGAGCCGTACCCTAGATCAAATGGCGGAAGACACTTGGCGCTGGCAGTCACGTCATCCTCAAGGCTATTCCGATTAA
- a CDS encoding U32 family peptidase — MQYALGNVLFYWPKAQMEDFYAQAASSSADIVYLGESVCAKRRELALDDWLSLAAELKAAGKQVVLSSMALMENTGPLQKLIQSVDNGDVLIEANDLGAVNMLAEHSLPFVAGYALNVYNAPTLRLLKRQGMARWCMPVELSRDWLVNTLDQCESLGIRDSFEVEVFSYGHLPLAYSARCFTARSEHRPKDKCERCCIHYPQGRRVMSQEQQQVFVLNGIQTLSGYCYHLGNELASMKGLVDIVRISPEDTDVFALVDRFRANEDGQAPFVLQDQHDCNGYWRRVAGLELVS, encoded by the coding sequence ATGCAATACGCACTGGGTAATGTGCTGTTTTACTGGCCCAAGGCGCAGATGGAGGACTTCTATGCGCAGGCGGCCAGCAGCAGTGCCGATATCGTCTATCTGGGAGAGTCCGTCTGTGCCAAGCGTCGCGAATTGGCGCTGGATGACTGGCTATCGCTGGCGGCTGAGCTAAAAGCGGCAGGCAAGCAAGTCGTGCTGTCGTCGATGGCACTCATGGAGAATACCGGGCCGCTCCAGAAGCTGATCCAAAGCGTGGATAACGGCGATGTGTTGATCGAAGCCAACGACCTTGGCGCGGTTAACATGCTGGCGGAACACTCGCTGCCATTCGTCGCGGGTTATGCGCTCAACGTCTATAACGCGCCAACGCTGCGCCTGCTGAAACGGCAAGGCATGGCGCGCTGGTGCATGCCGGTTGAGCTGTCCCGTGACTGGCTAGTCAATACGCTGGATCAGTGCGAATCGCTGGGTATCCGTGACAGCTTCGAAGTAGAAGTTTTCTCGTACGGGCACTTGCCGCTGGCCTATTCGGCTCGCTGCTTCACGGCGCGTTCCGAACATCGTCCCAAGGACAAGTGCGAACGCTGCTGCATTCACTATCCCCAAGGGCGCCGCGTTATGTCTCAAGAGCAGCAGCAGGTTTTCGTGCTCAATGGCATTCAGACCCTGAGCGGCTACTGCTACCACTTGGGTAATGAACTGGCGTCGATGAAAGGGCTTGTCGACATCGTGCGCATTTCACCGGAAGACACCGATGTGTTCGCGCTGGTGGACCGTTTCCGTGCCAATGAGGATGGGCAAGCACCGTTCGTCCTCCAAGATCAGCACGATTGCAACGGTTACTGGCGTCGTGTGGCTGGCCTAGAACTGGTCAGCTAG
- the ubiU gene encoding ubiquinone anaerobic biosynthesis protein UbiU, with protein MELLCPAGNLPALKTAIDEGADAVYIGLKDDTNARHFAGLNFNERRLEQAVDYTHRHSRKLHIAVNTFAHPDGFERWQRAVDMAASIGADVLILADLAMLEYAAERYPHIERHVSVQASATNLEAIHFYKRHFDVGRVVLPRVLSLKQVQMLAKDTPVPLEVFGFGSLCIMSEGRCYLSSYLTGESPNTVGACSPAKYVRWEEGPQGLDARLNEVLIDRYHAGENAGYPTLCKGRYDVDGERYHALEEPTSLNTLELLPQLMAAGIASIKIEGRQRSPAYVGQVAKVWRQAIDRCKASREQYRVEPQWMQALGNVSEGVQTTLGAYERTWQ; from the coding sequence ATGGAACTGCTGTGCCCCGCAGGCAATCTCCCTGCGCTGAAGACGGCTATCGACGAAGGGGCCGATGCGGTCTACATCGGTCTGAAGGACGATACCAACGCACGTCACTTCGCCGGACTGAACTTCAACGAGCGTCGTCTCGAACAGGCCGTCGACTATACCCATCGCCATAGTCGCAAGCTTCATATCGCCGTCAATACCTTTGCTCATCCCGACGGCTTCGAACGTTGGCAGCGTGCCGTCGACATGGCCGCGAGCATCGGTGCCGATGTACTGATCCTCGCCGATCTGGCCATGCTGGAATATGCCGCCGAGCGCTATCCGCATATCGAACGTCATGTCTCCGTGCAGGCGTCGGCTACTAATCTGGAAGCGATCCACTTCTACAAGCGTCATTTTGACGTTGGCCGTGTAGTGCTGCCCCGCGTACTGTCGCTCAAGCAGGTGCAGATGTTGGCCAAGGATACCCCCGTGCCGCTGGAAGTGTTTGGCTTCGGCAGCCTGTGCATCATGTCGGAAGGGCGCTGCTATCTGTCGTCCTATCTGACCGGCGAATCGCCCAATACTGTGGGAGCCTGTTCACCGGCCAAGTACGTGCGTTGGGAAGAAGGCCCGCAAGGGCTGGATGCGCGTCTCAACGAAGTGTTGATCGACCGCTATCATGCCGGTGAAAACGCGGGCTATCCGACCCTGTGCAAGGGGCGCTACGACGTAGACGGCGAGCGCTACCATGCGCTTGAAGAGCCGACTAGCCTCAACACACTGGAGCTGCTGCCACAGTTGATGGCGGCTGGCATCGCGTCCATCAAGATCGAAGGGCGTCAGCGTAGCCCTGCCTACGTCGGGCAGGTCGCGAAGGTTTGGCGTCAGGCTATTGATCGCTGCAAGGCCTCTCGCGAGCAGTATCGGGTCGAACCGCAGTGGATGCAGGCATTGGGCAATGTGTCCGAAGGGGTACAGACCACTCTGGGCGCTTACGAACGCACCTGGCAATAG
- a CDS encoding alpha-galactosidase produces the protein MDNTLVKLDGGNASVIVRVTPYSEIVYWGKRLETFDADFADSVAYPVPNGRLDVTAPITLSPEQGRGLFSSPGLEGHRSGQDWAPIFSTVDYDTDEDVGLLVINSQDDIAQLALTVTLQLDPETGVLRMRQQLTNLGDGAYSVQRLALTLPLPDHAQELMGFHGRWLQEFQTHRIAPTHGSYIQESRRGRQHEYFPGMVAGSTHFGECHGEVWGIHLGWTGDHRIRYDVKSDGRRFMQTEALYQAGEISLDTDETLETPWLYASYGDAGLNTMSHAFHQYVRQQLLKFPVDAERPVQLNIWEGVYFNHDPEYIMNMATASKALGIERFIIDDGWFRHRNDDYAGLGDWYIDEKKYPQGLGPVVDHIRSLGMQFGLWFEPEMVNPDSDLYRAHPDWVLGLPGYDQPTGRHQYVLDLCNNEVFDYLFERVDAILTEFPIDYVKWDMNRDLVQASHDGRASSQEQTARFYALMNKLREAHPTTEFESCASGGARIDYGVLRYVQRFWTSDCNDALERQRIQRGMSYFFPPEVMGAHIGAERCHSTLRRHYVGFRGLTALFGHMGVELDPLIASEEEREGFARYIELYKQLRGLLHTGRTARLETLDEDRVLAHAVVSEDGDSAVVLIAQLKMPAWAMSEALRIPYLAPDKRYRIDILDRPEAVQNDSHNTRVLPAWLNQEGFEATGEWLGNAGLRLPSMDAESALLIGLTAV, from the coding sequence ATGGACAACACACTAGTAAAACTTGATGGCGGAAATGCCAGCGTCATCGTACGCGTCACCCCCTATTCGGAAATCGTGTACTGGGGCAAACGACTGGAAACGTTCGACGCTGATTTTGCCGACAGCGTCGCCTACCCCGTACCCAACGGTCGCCTTGATGTCACGGCACCGATCACGCTGTCGCCAGAGCAGGGGCGCGGCCTGTTCTCTAGCCCGGGATTGGAAGGCCATCGCAGCGGTCAGGACTGGGCACCGATCTTCTCGACCGTCGACTACGACACAGATGAAGATGTGGGCCTGCTGGTCATCAACAGTCAGGACGATATCGCTCAGCTGGCGCTGACCGTCACGTTGCAGCTCGATCCGGAAACTGGCGTGCTGCGCATGCGCCAGCAGCTCACCAATCTGGGTGACGGCGCCTACAGCGTACAGCGCCTTGCTCTGACCCTGCCACTGCCTGATCACGCACAGGAGCTAATGGGCTTCCACGGCCGCTGGCTGCAAGAATTCCAGACCCACCGTATCGCACCCACCCATGGTAGCTACATTCAGGAAAGCCGCCGCGGTCGCCAACACGAATACTTCCCCGGCATGGTGGCTGGGAGCACACACTTCGGCGAGTGCCACGGTGAAGTCTGGGGGATCCATCTAGGCTGGACCGGCGATCACCGCATCCGTTACGACGTGAAAAGCGACGGCCGTCGCTTCATGCAGACCGAAGCACTGTATCAGGCAGGCGAGATTAGCCTCGACACTGATGAGACACTGGAAACTCCGTGGCTGTATGCCAGCTATGGCGACGCGGGTCTCAACACCATGAGCCACGCGTTCCATCAGTACGTGCGCCAGCAGCTACTGAAGTTCCCCGTGGATGCCGAACGTCCGGTACAGCTCAACATCTGGGAAGGCGTCTATTTCAACCATGATCCTGAGTACATCATGAACATGGCGACCGCCTCCAAAGCATTGGGCATCGAGCGCTTCATCATTGATGACGGTTGGTTCCGCCATCGCAACGATGACTATGCTGGGCTGGGTGATTGGTACATCGACGAGAAGAAATATCCGCAAGGGCTGGGGCCGGTCGTCGACCATATCCGCTCGCTCGGCATGCAGTTTGGCCTGTGGTTCGAACCGGAAATGGTGAACCCGGACTCCGATCTCTACCGCGCTCATCCCGACTGGGTTCTGGGGCTGCCAGGCTATGATCAGCCGACGGGGCGTCACCAGTACGTGCTGGACCTGTGCAACAACGAGGTCTTCGATTACCTGTTCGAACGCGTGGATGCGATCCTGACCGAGTTCCCGATCGACTACGTCAAATGGGATATGAACCGCGACTTGGTGCAGGCCAGCCATGACGGCCGCGCCTCCTCTCAAGAGCAGACCGCTCGCTTCTATGCACTGATGAACAAGCTGCGCGAAGCGCATCCGACCACCGAGTTCGAATCCTGCGCTTCCGGCGGTGCCCGTATCGACTACGGCGTGCTGCGCTACGTGCAGCGTTTTTGGACATCCGACTGCAACGATGCACTGGAACGCCAGCGCATCCAGCGTGGCATGAGCTACTTCTTCCCACCGGAAGTGATGGGAGCGCACATCGGTGCGGAACGTTGCCACTCGACGCTGCGCCGCCACTACGTTGGCTTCCGCGGTCTGACGGCACTGTTCGGGCATATGGGCGTCGAGCTTGACCCGTTGATCGCCAGCGAAGAAGAACGAGAAGGCTTTGCGCGCTACATTGAGCTGTATAAACAACTGCGAGGCCTGCTGCATACAGGCCGCACCGCACGCCTTGAAACCCTCGACGAAGATCGCGTGCTGGCGCACGCCGTCGTCAGCGAAGACGGCGACAGTGCGGTCGTACTGATCGCACAGCTCAAGATGCCGGCATGGGCCATGAGCGAAGCCCTGCGCATTCCGTACCTCGCCCCGGACAAACGCTACCGCATTGACATACTGGATCGCCCAGAAGCGGTGCAGAACGACAGCCATAACACCCGTGTGCTGCCGGCATGGCTGAATCAAGAAGGCTTCGAAGCCACCGGTGAATGGCTGGGCAACGCCGGTCTACGCCTGCCATCCATGGACGCTGAAAGTGCCCTGCTCATCGGTCTGACCGCGGTATAA
- a CDS encoding LysR family transcriptional regulator, with product MHGLRKRLKWDDLRYFLALAESSTVTAASKRLDVSHVTVSRRIEHLETTLSCRLFDRQEHGYRLTERGRSLYEQAQAMREAADELFHALEDDTQGRHTVRISATHSIVHQLLVDALRDVHERYPHLHLDMDISLRNVCIDKRESDIAIRFDDEPAESHRRVCRRLGDVDFVLCCHQDHRERFMAMESTPVITLSPTLREVFDYRYMHECMGRVEPRLSVDSLIVQRDAAIAGYGVALLPRPFLEDSPLVLYSDHVPLRRTLWMVVRADIAQLGPVRHVMDELERCIQMRLSEGYTAA from the coding sequence ATGCACGGATTGAGGAAGCGGCTTAAGTGGGATGACCTGCGCTACTTTCTAGCGTTGGCTGAATCGTCAACGGTAACGGCGGCTTCCAAGCGGCTGGACGTCAGCCACGTAACGGTTTCACGCCGAATCGAACATCTGGAAACGACGCTTTCCTGCCGACTGTTCGACCGTCAGGAACATGGCTATCGTCTTACCGAACGCGGACGCAGCCTCTACGAACAGGCGCAGGCGATGCGTGAAGCGGCCGACGAGCTGTTCCATGCACTGGAAGATGACACCCAAGGGCGTCATACCGTGCGCATCTCAGCGACCCACTCGATCGTGCATCAGCTGCTGGTCGATGCACTGCGCGATGTTCACGAACGCTACCCGCACCTGCATCTCGATATGGATATCTCGCTGCGCAACGTCTGCATCGACAAGCGCGAGTCGGATATCGCCATTCGCTTCGACGATGAGCCCGCCGAGAGCCACCGCCGTGTATGTCGCCGACTGGGCGACGTCGATTTCGTGCTGTGCTGCCACCAAGATCATCGCGAGCGCTTCATGGCGATGGAGTCGACCCCTGTCATTACGCTTAGCCCGACGCTGCGTGAAGTGTTCGACTACCGCTATATGCACGAGTGTATGGGGCGCGTGGAACCGCGCCTATCGGTGGATTCCCTGATCGTCCAGCGCGACGCGGCCATTGCCGGATACGGTGTCGCGTTGCTGCCACGGCCTTTCCTAGAAGACAGCCCACTGGTGCTGTACAGCGACCACGTGCCGCTGCGCCGCACGCTGTGGATGGTGGTGCGTGCCGATATTGCCCAGCTGGGTCCGGTACGCCATGTGATGGATGAGCTGGAACGGTGCATTCAGATGCGTCTGAGCGAGGGCTATACCGCGGCCTGA